TAAAGCAGGTAAGTACCCTGAATATTATCTTTGATTTCTCATAAAATAAGGGGCGGTACAAGGGAATGAATAATCGTACTCATATCTTTTATCCAACAGATGATGGATTTGAGAATGACAGTGAAAGAGTGAGAATGTGCGATGAGCAGCAGAAAGAGAAATGGAAACGTGAAGACTCCTCCAGGGACAGCACAGATCCTTCAACAGACTGTGAAGGAGGTATCAGTAGCATAATATCAACCAATGAGAAAGCAGCAGCCCAGACAGGAGACAGATTAGAGAGACAAAAGAGAAACTGTAGCAGTTTCCCAAGACTTTTACAACCTGGAAGACTCAAAGGTGAGAGAGAATTTAAAAGTGCTGATGTTTGGGAAACCTTTACCACGGATTCCAAATGTCACAAAAGGACGCATTCAGGAGAGAAAcaatttcaatgttcagaatgtgataaatatttCAAAACGAAGGCTGAGGTCAAACGTCATGAaatgattcatacaggagagaaaccatttaaatgttcagaatgtgataaatgcttcATAGATAAACCCCACCTGACTAATCACACACGGACTCATACGGGAGAGAAacgatttaaatgttcagaatgtgataaatgctttAGTGCTAAAGCACATCTAAAACGGCACGAATGGATTCATACTGGAGAGAGGccatttaactgttcagaatgtgataaatgtttcagaagcaaGGTGAATCTGGAAAGGCACAAaaggactcatacaggagagaaactatTTAAATGCTTTCAATGTCATAAATATTTTAATTCCAAGGTTGATATAGAACGCCATGAaaggactcatacaggagagaaaccgtttaaatgtacagaatgtgagaaatggttcaaATCCAAGGCTGAGGTGAAATATCACAAAATGACTCATACTGGTGAGAAACcgtttaaatgttcagaatgtgataaatcttTTAGCTCCAAAGGGGATCGCAATCGGCATGAAAGGATtcatactggagagaaaccatttaaatgttcagaatgtgatcaaTGTTTCAGAACCAACAGGACCCTGAAAAGGCACAGTCATGTAGGAGAGAAACTGTttaagtgttcagaatgtgataaaagtttcaaGACCAAGGCTGGGATGAAACGTCATGAAAtcattcatacaggagagaaaccataaaaatgttccaaatgtgataaatgtttcagaaggaAGGTCGAGGTGAAAGTTCACAAAAACTCATATGGaagaataaaacatttaaatatttagtaTATTATAAATATTTGAATAAGAAGACCCAATAGAAATAGCACAAAAggagagagaaaccatttaaacgTTTAGAATGTGATGTTTCAGAGGGTAGAGCGATCTGACTCGGCCTGCAACAAATCACAGTAGACAAGCCATTTAAATGTCAAGCCATTTAAATATTCAAGATGTTATAAATGTTTCAAAAACAAGGTGTTACTGTCAGAGAGGAAGGTCAGAGCAGGCCAATGGCCTGGGCAAACAACTAGGAAGAACCTCTCACATAGTTTAAGGAAAGGGAACAGGACTtcatataccgtctttctgtggtttttgcaactacattcaaagaggtttgcatactatatacaggtacttatttgtatctggggcaatggaggttaagcgACTTGTCCggaatcacaaggaactgcaatggGTTACATAGTAGGAACAAATTGTCTCTGCAATGTTAGGAATTTAGAGAAAAAACTGTAGCTGGACATGACACGGAAACAAGTTAGAAGATGGTTGTGGAATATATGGGAGGGATGGAAACTAAGTGAGAGGATAGGTGAAAAAGACAGGCAAATGAGGAGAGGACAGATAGAAGACCTAGAAAAGGGGGATCCACCCTTAGCTCGAGGGGAGTCTTATCTTCCCTAGCTCAGCTCCCCTCCTGATCTTTCTCTTTTAGGTTTCAGTAGCTGCTTGCACTTTGCCCTTGCTTATGTTTTTTGTCTTCTGCTTGAAGTATGAAAAATAAAGAGAATCTTGCTGAATTTGACAGCTGGGTGTGTGAGAATTTTTTGGGTAAGACTTCCCCATCACAGATGTGGTGTGAAGAGGTTAAACCTCACAGTGAGTTTACAGTGAGTTCACAGTGGGCTAGTCCCTGCTGGTTACAAAGGCCAAGATGCAAATGGTATATAATGAGTCATACAAGAGAGAAACCAGTTAAATGTTCCGGAATTCCATATCAAGCTGCAACAATATGAAATGACTCATACAATAAACCAGTTAAAATTGCAAATGTTTTAGAAATGAAGCCCAGCTGCAATGGCCTATAGGGTCTGACCGGGGAGAAAAATGGTTTAAATAGTCTAAAAGACCcatttgtaaatgtataaagGGACCATTTTACTGAAGTGCAGAAAGCCTATTGCAGGCTCGCTGCGTGGCAATTCGGAAGTACCACTGGTCTGTAAGGTGTGTTAAGCCACTGATCTTCAGAGCTTCTACCGCTCTCGAGGTCATTTTCTTCCCTTAccatagatgtggaggggcataataaaacggggcgctcaagttttcctggagccgtcctcgcaggatggctccgtgaagttgcggggaaacccgtattatcgaaacaagatgggcgtccatctttcgttttgataatacggtcgcggatgcccaaatctcaacatttaggtcgaccttagagatggtcgtccttagagatggtcttccccggttttcggcgataatggaaaccgaggacgcccatctcagaaatgaccaaatccaagtcatttggtcatgggaggagccagcattcatagcgcactggtccccctgacatgccaggacaccaaccgggcaccctagggggcactgcagtggacttcacaaattgctctcaggtgcatagctcccttatcttgggtgcggagccccccaaacccccccaaaacccactccccacaactgtacacttctaccatagtcctaaggggtgaaggggggcacctacatgtgggtacagtgggtttctgatgagttttgaagggctcacatttaccagcacaagtgtaacaggcaaggggggtgggcctgggtctgcctggctgaaatgcactgcacccactaaaactgctccagggacctgcatactgctgtcatggagcatggtatgacatttgaggctggcaaaaaaaattttgtaaggtttttttttagggtgggagggggttggtgaccagtgggggagtaaggggaggtcatcccagattccctctggtggtcatctggtcagttcgggcagctttttgaggcttggtcgcaagaaaaaatggaccaagtaaagtcgcccaagtgctcgtcaggaacgcccttcttttttccattatcagccaaggacacccttctcttaagcacgccccagtcccgccttcgctacgctgccgacacgcccccatgaactttggtcatccccgcgacggaaagcagttgaggatgcccaaaatcggcattcgattatgtcgatttgggcaaccctgagagaaggacgtgttGATTCAAGTGTATATGTATTTTGATTTGTAATGTTCAAAGTAGGGTAATAATTAAGGTGTTCCTCACTCCGGTTTGTGTTTGGTTATTCCTAGTTTTTTTGTATAATTGTCACATGGGAcataaaccatttaaatgttccaaATATGATAACTCCTTCAAAAGAAAAGTTGAATggaaatgacatgaaatgacACACAGCCAGgagcatagccacgggtgggcctgggcccacccagtttggtgTCGAGCCCCCCAAGCAGCAGTCTCCCTTAAGTAACTGCTGCCTTCTGCTGGTCACAGGATtgtagcgattcccacacgctgcctgccgctcAACGACCTTCTTGTAGCCGCTAagtgctaacccggaagcctctgcTATGCcgcaacttccggtttctgcccaGTCAAGATGCAGCAGAGGAGAGACTTAATGCTTAGcggctgcaaggagattgttgagcggcaggcaGCGTGTAGAAATCatgggcgtatctgtgtggggccacaggggcctggacccccctaccgccgtcaaccctttccccgcctaccgccgtcacctacccccgaggtccgcttcctcctgccggttttttaaaatattacttcagctggcgggggacccaacccgccagcccagccgaggtcttctttaacgtcttcatcctcgtgctgtgaaagctgcatccttccagttggacggagtctaacgtcgcagcacgttgacgtcctgcacgtacaacgtgctgcgacgtcagactccgtccaactggaaggatgcagctttcacagcacgaggatgaagaagttaaagaagacctcggctgggctggcaggggttgtgtcccccgccagctgaagtaatattttaaaaataagggCAAGGAGAGCAGTATATAATCAATCCTGAAACAGAAGTGGTGGACCTGGGAATAATGGGTGTAATCTTGGGTTGTTGTATTAAGCACGCGCCAAGGGTCTATTAAATCAAGAGTCTTACAGAAAGAGGGCAGCCCCTTGACTCCCCCTGGGTACCCCCCAACCCCAGCAGCTCTGTCCAGAAAAGGGTCAAGCACCTGGTTAAAATCACCCATCCAGATTCTAGGGAGCATCAGTGTGGCACAGCCCCAACTGAACCAGCTGTGCAAAAAATTGAGGATCATATCTATTAGGCTCATAAACAGCACAAAGCTAAAAACGCTGTCCCAAAAAATTAAATTTGACCAACACATAACAGccggctccatctctggccatcagAGAAGAACTGCAAGGCAAGCCCTTCCACATCAAAATAGCTACACCACCCCACTTTCCGCTCGAAGACGAGTAATAGCAttcccccacccactgctgttGCAACTTGGCATGCTCCGCATCCGTAAGCTTGGTTTCCTGTAAGCATGCAATTGATGCCCCATGACGTTTCAagacaacaaaaaaagcacaaaagggcctccaaggctggaacaatggtacaaacTCTTAAATGAAatggacccaacacaggccgtgtttcggcgcaaacaagtgcctgcctcaggggtcaaaccaaTGTTCTTTAAGGTGAAAAAGTATGTCTCAAATAGTCCTTTGAAAGATCTTCCACTGTAGATTGTAGCGAATGCTCCTGAAGGTAGCAGATGATTCCAATGACGATTTGAGACATACTtgatttgtgtacttttggaccctctcttttgttcCATGACGTTTCAAAGCAGGCAAAATTTTTGAACGTTTAATTGGGGAACTAATAGCAGACACATTCCATGTGATGAGGCAAGGCAACGTAGGGCTTGCCAGGAGCACTCAGtcatagacaggggaggcagcgctccaggcaggaaagagg
This genomic interval from Microcaecilia unicolor chromosome 1, aMicUni1.1, whole genome shotgun sequence contains the following:
- the LOC115462410 gene encoding LOW QUALITY PROTEIN: zinc finger protein 25-like (The sequence of the model RefSeq protein was modified relative to this genomic sequence to represent the inferred CDS: substituted 1 base at 1 genomic stop codon), whose translation is MSALVSDQDLFKGISAYFLEADWDILEEWQKELYKKVIKEVHDILISRGYSIVNPDVVFKIQKEDEKYFTPHFEWEGKENPDDPMKNLPIITSVISLGVKQEEDLPSMDPPKSETSEQTHPPVTSSHNVKPHILIRFEQGEFKTEPRGSEETGNLTTTGRCEAQSDACDEASIKASNEALVTFKDVAAYFLEANWDIQGECEIHDILISRGHSIINPDVIFKIKKEDEKYLIQQSEWEWKTPPNDSTNSLPIVTSVFSLSVKQEEDLPFMENPESQMSEQIPPSVTNDGFENDSERVRMCDEQQKEKWKREDSSRDSTDPSTDCEGGISSIISTNEKAAAQTGDRLERQKRNCSSFPRLLQPGRLKGEREFKSADVWETFTTDSKCHKRTHSGEKQFQCSECDKYFKTKAEVKRHEMIHTGEKPFKCSECDKCFIDKPHLTNHTRTHTGEKRFKCSECDKCFSAKAHLKRHEWIHTGERPFNCSECDKCFRSKVNLERHKRTHTGEKLFKCFQCHKYFNSKVDIERHERTHTGEKPFKCTECEKWFKSKAEVKYHKMTHTGEKPFKCSECDKSFSSKGDRNRHERIHTGEKPFKCSECDQCFRTNRTLKRHSHVGEKLFKCSECDKSFKTKAGMKRHEIIHTGEKPXKCSKCDKCFRRKVEVKVHKNSYGRIKHLNI